A genome region from Streptomyces xanthophaeus includes the following:
- a CDS encoding HD domain-containing protein, whose amino-acid sequence MDTGTQSSDTHPDTADLRARWQATVTAAGAAADRDPAPYADRLLTAWAEPQRRYHTTVHLADVLARIDVLAPHAADPAVVRLAAWFHDAVYRPDRSENEERSAALAERALPELGIGPARTAEVARLVRLTVTHDPAPGDTDGEALCDADLAVLAGEPAAYAAYVAAVRAEYGFVPDDAFRTGRAAVLRQLLDLPQLFRTPYGAAHWEAPARANLAAELATLVP is encoded by the coding sequence ATGGACACAGGCACCCAGAGCAGCGACACCCACCCGGACACCGCCGACCTGCGGGCCCGCTGGCAGGCGACCGTCACCGCCGCCGGCGCCGCCGCCGACCGTGATCCCGCGCCCTACGCCGACCGCCTCCTCACCGCCTGGGCGGAGCCGCAGCGCCGCTACCACACCACCGTGCACCTGGCCGACGTACTCGCGCGGATCGACGTCCTGGCCCCGCACGCCGCCGATCCGGCCGTCGTCCGGCTCGCCGCCTGGTTCCACGACGCCGTCTACCGCCCCGACCGGTCCGAGAACGAGGAGCGCAGCGCCGCCCTCGCCGAGCGCGCCCTCCCCGAGCTCGGGATCGGCCCCGCGCGCACCGCCGAGGTGGCCCGCCTGGTCCGGCTCACCGTCACCCACGACCCCGCGCCCGGGGACACCGACGGCGAGGCCCTCTGCGACGCGGACCTGGCCGTCCTGGCCGGGGAGCCCGCCGCGTACGCCGCCTACGTGGCCGCCGTCCGCGCCGAGTACGGCTTCGTCCCCGACGACGCCTTCCGCACCGGCCGCGCGGCCGTCCTGCGCCAGCTGCTCGACCTGCCGCAGCTCTTCCGCACGCCCTACGGAGCCGCGCACTGGGAGGCCCCGGCCCGCGCCAACCTCGCCGCCGAGCTCGCCACTCTCGTCCCGTAG
- a CDS encoding glycosyltransferase 87 family protein produces MTRSPVPSRSPSSLAGVLLTGSLLLLGVLCIALRIPVADALVQGLSAAEWGPSATYPPFAAILFTPAAWLPSGALKAVLVLGNAGLLALLITLSCRLAGLRSRPGPVLAATIAGLWLQPLFQAPLPGLINLALACLVLWDLGRPRSALGKGFALGVAAGITLAPAAIAAYLLLTRRVRAGLTALAASAGTALLGLLVLPEASAEFWTRHLADAARALVLDWPPLWVWCAPLLAVLTARACRSQSLASSSSASMIR; encoded by the coding sequence GTGACCCGGAGTCCCGTTCCCAGCCGCTCACCGTCGTCCCTCGCCGGTGTGCTGCTGACCGGCTCGCTGCTGCTGCTCGGTGTGCTCTGCATCGCGCTGCGCATTCCGGTGGCCGACGCCCTCGTCCAGGGTCTCTCCGCCGCCGAGTGGGGGCCGTCCGCCACGTATCCGCCGTTCGCGGCGATCCTGTTCACGCCCGCCGCCTGGCTGCCGAGCGGCGCGCTGAAGGCCGTCCTCGTCCTCGGCAACGCCGGCCTGCTCGCCCTGCTGATCACGCTGTCCTGCCGCCTGGCGGGACTGAGGTCCCGGCCCGGGCCCGTGCTGGCCGCCACCATCGCCGGGCTGTGGCTGCAACCGCTGTTCCAGGCACCGCTGCCCGGGCTGATCAACCTGGCTCTCGCCTGCCTGGTCCTGTGGGACCTCGGCCGGCCGCGCTCCGCGCTCGGCAAGGGCTTCGCGCTGGGCGTCGCCGCCGGGATCACCCTCGCCCCGGCGGCGATCGCCGCCTACCTCCTGCTGACCCGCCGCGTCCGCGCCGGGCTCACCGCACTGGCGGCCTCGGCCGGGACCGCCCTGCTCGGGCTGCTGGTCCTGCCGGAGGCCTCCGCCGAGTTCTGGACCCGGCACCTGGCCGACGCGGCCCGGGCCCTCGTACTGGACTGGCCGCCGCTGTGGGTCTGGTGCGCTCCCTTACTGGCCGTCCTGACCGCCCGTGCGTGCCGGAGTCAGTCGCTCGCCAGCAGCTCGTCGGCGTCCATGATCCGGTAG
- a CDS encoding HelD family protein yields MPAHAPETTHEDPTADPTADPAAPTDPLGRERAHLTASRSALRAMREDVESLDIRDVTANWVNAIVLQAQIDDRIKALADLAHTPLFFGRLNYLHAPGAELAEGAEGEQFYIGRRHVHDADGDPMVIDWRAPVSQPFYRASKTDPQDIALRRRFGYTGGELTAYEDEHLSDPGEAATVSKLLQQEIERPRVGPMRDIVATIQPEQDKLVRSGLAGSVCVQGGPGTGKTAVGLHRVAYLLYAHRDRLARTGTLVIGPNRSFLHYIEQVLPALGELEVKQATVDDLVARPGLEVRGTDAAETAVVKGDARMAEVLGRAVRSHVTRPTEALMVVRGSRRWRVPAYELEEMVEELQKRDIRYGAARDALPQRIAHAVLVRMEQAGEAPDDRVQDAVARNAAVKAAVKEIWPAVEPAKLVLRLLSDPEFLALHAADVLTEDEQKLLLWPKPFRSVKSAKWSAADLVLIDEAADLVERTHSLGHVVLDEAQDLSPMQYRAVGRRCTTGSATVLGDLAQGTTPWATRSWDEALTHLGKPQAVLEELTAGFRVPREVIAYASRLLPSISPGLAPVSSVRETPGSLRVEETADLTAAVVAACRDSLAQEGSIGLIAADARIPVLAEALAEAGMPYLSPGEETTSESRLTLVPASLAKGLEYDYVVLDEPAAIVDGEPDERTGLRRLYVCLTRAVSGLTALHAAPLPTALS; encoded by the coding sequence GTGCCCGCGCACGCCCCCGAGACCACACACGAAGACCCGACCGCGGACCCGACCGCGGACCCGGCGGCACCCACCGACCCGCTGGGCCGCGAGCGGGCCCACCTCACCGCCTCGCGTTCCGCCCTGCGCGCCATGCGCGAGGACGTCGAGTCCCTCGACATCCGCGACGTCACCGCGAACTGGGTCAACGCGATCGTCCTCCAGGCCCAGATCGACGACCGCATCAAAGCCCTCGCCGACCTCGCCCACACCCCGCTGTTCTTCGGGCGCCTCAACTACCTGCACGCACCGGGCGCGGAGCTCGCCGAGGGCGCGGAGGGCGAGCAGTTCTACATCGGCCGCCGCCACGTCCACGACGCCGACGGCGACCCGATGGTCATCGACTGGCGCGCGCCCGTCTCCCAGCCGTTCTACCGGGCCTCCAAGACCGACCCGCAGGACATCGCGCTGCGCAGGCGCTTCGGGTACACCGGCGGCGAGCTGACGGCGTACGAGGACGAGCACCTGTCCGATCCCGGCGAGGCGGCCACGGTCAGCAAGCTGCTCCAGCAGGAGATCGAGCGCCCGCGCGTGGGCCCGATGCGGGACATCGTCGCGACGATCCAGCCCGAGCAGGACAAACTCGTCCGCTCCGGCCTTGCCGGTTCGGTCTGCGTCCAGGGCGGCCCCGGCACCGGCAAGACCGCCGTCGGCCTGCACCGGGTCGCGTACCTGCTCTACGCGCACCGCGACCGCCTCGCCCGCACCGGCACGCTCGTCATCGGGCCGAACCGTTCCTTCCTGCACTACATCGAGCAGGTGCTGCCGGCCCTCGGCGAGCTGGAGGTCAAGCAGGCCACCGTCGACGACCTGGTCGCCCGCCCCGGCCTGGAGGTACGCGGCACGGACGCCGCCGAAACCGCCGTGGTCAAGGGCGACGCCCGCATGGCGGAGGTACTGGGCCGCGCCGTCCGCTCGCACGTCACCCGCCCCACGGAGGCGCTGATGGTGGTCCGCGGCTCGCGCCGCTGGCGGGTGCCCGCGTACGAGCTGGAGGAGATGGTCGAGGAGCTGCAGAAGCGCGACATCCGCTACGGCGCCGCCCGCGACGCGCTGCCGCAGCGCATCGCGCACGCGGTGCTCGTACGGATGGAGCAGGCGGGCGAGGCCCCGGACGACCGGGTGCAGGACGCGGTGGCCCGCAACGCGGCGGTGAAGGCGGCGGTCAAGGAGATCTGGCCGGCCGTCGAACCGGCGAAGCTGGTCCTGCGGCTGCTGTCCGACCCCGAGTTCCTCGCGCTGCACGCGGCGGACGTGCTCACCGAGGACGAGCAGAAGCTCCTGCTGTGGCCGAAGCCGTTCCGGAGCGTGAAGTCGGCGAAGTGGTCGGCGGCGGACCTGGTACTGATCGACGAGGCGGCCGACCTGGTGGAGCGGACGCATTCGCTGGGCCACGTGGTCCTCGACGAGGCCCAGGACCTGTCGCCGATGCAGTACCGGGCGGTGGGACGGCGCTGCACCACGGGCTCGGCGACGGTCCTCGGCGACCTCGCCCAGGGCACCACACCGTGGGCCACGCGCAGCTGGGACGAGGCCCTCACGCACCTCGGCAAGCCGCAGGCGGTGCTGGAGGAACTGACGGCGGGCTTCCGCGTACCGCGCGAGGTGATCGCCTACGCCTCCCGGCTGCTGCCGTCGATCTCCCCGGGCCTGGCCCCGGTCTCCTCGGTCCGTGAGACGCCGGGGTCCCTGCGGGTCGAGGAGACGGCGGACCTGACGGCGGCGGTGGTCGCCGCGTGCCGTGATTCCTTGGCGCAGGAGGGGTCGATCGGCCTGATCGCGGCGGACGCGCGGATCCCGGTGCTGGCGGAGGCGCTGGCGGAGGCGGGGATGCCGTACCTGTCTCCCGGCGAGGAGACGACCTCGGAGTCGCGCCTGACGCTGGTCCCGGCGTCGCTGGCGAAGGGTCTGGAGTACGACTACGTGGTCCTGGACGAGCCCGCGGCGATCGTGGACGGCGAGCCGGACGAGCGGACGGGCCTGCGGCGGCTGTACGTCTGCCTCACCCGCGCGGTCTCGGGCCTGACGGCCCTCCACGCGGCCCCGCTCCCCACCGCCCTGTCCTGA
- a CDS encoding DNA repair helicase XPB, whose product MNGPLIVQSDKTLLLEVDHELAGAARRAIAPFAELERAPEHIHTYRITPLGLWNARAAGHDAEQVVDALVEYSRYPVPHALLVDVAETMARYGRLTLSKHPVHGLVLTSTDRPVLEEILRSKKVAPLVGARLDADTVAVHPSERGQIKQTLLKLGWPAEDLAGYVDGEAHPIDLAENGWALRPYQQQAVEGFWHGGSGVVVLPCGAGKTLVGAGAMAMAKATTLILVTNTVSARQWKHELVKRTSLTEDEIGEYSGTRKEIRPVTIATYQVLTTKRKGVYPHLELFDSRDWGLIVYDEVHLLPAPVFKFTADLQARRRLGLTATLVREDGRESDVFSLIGPKRFDAPWKEIEAQGYIAPADCVEVRVNLTESERLAYATAETEEKYRFCATTATKRKVTEALVAKHRGEQTLVIGQYIDQLDELGEHLDAPVIKGETSNAQREKLFNAFREGEISVLVVSKVANFSIDLPEATVAIQVSGTFGSRQEEAQRLGRVLRPKADGHEARFYSVVARDTIDQDFAAHRQRFLAEQGYAYRIMDADELLASD is encoded by the coding sequence GTGAATGGTCCACTCATCGTCCAGAGCGACAAGACCCTCCTTCTCGAAGTCGACCACGAGCTCGCCGGAGCCGCCCGGCGTGCCATCGCCCCCTTCGCCGAGCTGGAGCGGGCCCCCGAGCACATCCACACCTACCGGATCACCCCGCTCGGCCTGTGGAACGCCCGGGCCGCCGGCCATGACGCCGAGCAGGTCGTCGACGCGCTCGTCGAGTACTCCCGCTACCCCGTCCCGCACGCGCTCCTCGTCGACGTCGCCGAGACCATGGCGCGCTACGGCCGCCTGACCCTCTCCAAGCACCCCGTGCACGGACTGGTGCTGACCAGCACCGACCGGCCGGTGCTGGAGGAGATCCTGCGGTCCAAGAAGGTCGCCCCGCTCGTCGGTGCGCGGCTCGACGCCGACACCGTGGCCGTGCACCCCTCCGAGCGCGGGCAGATCAAGCAGACGCTGCTCAAGCTGGGCTGGCCCGCCGAGGACCTCGCCGGCTACGTCGACGGCGAGGCCCACCCGATCGACCTGGCCGAGAACGGCTGGGCGCTGCGGCCGTACCAGCAGCAGGCCGTCGAGGGCTTCTGGCACGGCGGCTCCGGCGTGGTCGTGCTGCCCTGCGGCGCCGGCAAGACGCTGGTCGGTGCCGGGGCCATGGCGATGGCCAAGGCGACGACGCTGATCCTGGTGACGAACACCGTCTCGGCCCGCCAGTGGAAGCACGAGCTGGTCAAGCGGACCTCGCTGACGGAGGACGAGATCGGCGAGTACTCCGGTACCCGCAAGGAGATCCGGCCCGTCACCATCGCCACCTACCAGGTCCTGACGACCAAGCGGAAGGGCGTCTACCCGCACCTGGAACTCTTCGACTCCCGGGACTGGGGCCTGATCGTCTACGACGAGGTGCACCTGCTGCCCGCGCCGGTCTTCAAGTTCACCGCCGACCTGCAGGCACGCCGCCGGCTCGGCCTGACCGCGACGCTGGTGCGCGAGGACGGGCGGGAGTCGGACGTCTTCTCCCTCATCGGGCCGAAGCGGTTCGACGCCCCGTGGAAGGAGATCGAGGCGCAGGGCTACATCGCGCCCGCCGACTGCGTGGAGGTCCGGGTCAATCTGACGGAGTCGGAGCGGCTCGCGTACGCGACGGCCGAGACGGAGGAGAAGTACCGCTTCTGCGCGACGACGGCGACCAAGCGCAAGGTCACCGAGGCGCTGGTGGCCAAGCACCGCGGTGAGCAGACCCTCGTCATCGGGCAGTACATCGACCAGCTCGACGAGCTGGGCGAGCACCTGGACGCCCCCGTCATCAAGGGCGAGACGTCCAACGCGCAGCGCGAAAAGCTCTTCAACGCCTTCCGCGAGGGCGAGATCAGCGTGCTGGTCGTCTCGAAGGTCGCGAACTTCTCCATCGACCTGCCGGAGGCCACCGTCGCCATCCAGGTGTCGGGCACCTTCGGCTCCCGCCAGGAGGAGGCCCAGCGCCTGGGCCGCGTGCTGCGGCCGAAGGCGGACGGCCACGAGGCGCGCTTCTACTCGGTCGTCGCGCGCGACACGATCGACCAGGACTTCGCGGCGCACCGCCAGCGGTTCCTCGCCGAGCAGGGGTACGCCTACCGGATCATGGACGCCGACGAGCTGCTGGCGAGCGACTGA
- a CDS encoding N-acetyltransferase, translated as MNQDQQTFVPAGFAVPRTLLADGFRLEPLGAEHNERDLAAWTGSIAHIRTTPGFVGRGWPPVAGMSAEANLADLVRHAREFEERSAFAYSLLEIGGDGDGEDEVIGCLYIHPSREDARRVVVSHWVRADRAALDGPVHERITRWLREVWPSDAGRIDYASR; from the coding sequence ATGAACCAAGATCAACAGACCTTCGTGCCCGCCGGCTTCGCGGTACCGCGGACCCTCCTCGCCGACGGCTTCCGGCTGGAGCCCCTCGGCGCCGAGCACAACGAGCGGGACCTGGCCGCCTGGACCGGGAGCATCGCGCACATCAGGACGACGCCCGGGTTCGTGGGGCGGGGCTGGCCGCCGGTCGCGGGGATGTCCGCCGAGGCGAACCTCGCCGACCTGGTCCGGCACGCGCGGGAGTTCGAGGAACGTTCCGCCTTCGCCTACAGCCTCCTGGAAATCGGCGGCGACGGCGACGGCGAGGACGAGGTGATCGGCTGCCTGTACATCCACCCCTCCCGGGAGGACGCCCGGCGGGTCGTCGTCAGCCACTGGGTGCGCGCCGACCGGGCCGCTCTGGACGGGCCCGTCCACGAGAGGATCACCCGCTGGCTCCGTGAGGTGTGGCCCTCCGACGCCGGACGGATCGACTACGCCTCCAGGTAG
- a CDS encoding DUF4291 domain-containing protein produces MSDDHVPNRQIRAAHTDSTITVYQAYSPLLGVPAARDGRFPPAWKRERMTWIKPSFLWMMYRCGWGSKDGQQTVLAIEITREGFDRALRDACLSHYARGVHADRTAWKEALRGAPARVQWDPERDLRLNPLPYRSLQLGLSGPASRAYADEWTVSIRDVTGLAREIRGLLGSGDEAAAHALLPVETPYPAGPLPHLGA; encoded by the coding sequence ATGTCCGACGACCATGTCCCGAACCGCCAGATCCGCGCGGCGCACACCGACTCCACGATCACGGTGTACCAGGCCTACTCCCCCTTGCTCGGGGTGCCGGCCGCCCGCGACGGCCGCTTCCCGCCCGCCTGGAAGCGCGAGCGGATGACGTGGATCAAGCCGTCGTTCCTGTGGATGATGTACCGCTGCGGCTGGGGGTCCAAGGACGGCCAGCAGACAGTCCTGGCGATCGAGATCACCCGTGAGGGCTTCGACCGGGCGCTGCGCGACGCGTGTCTGTCGCACTACGCGCGGGGCGTGCACGCGGACCGGACGGCCTGGAAGGAAGCACTGCGCGGGGCGCCGGCCCGGGTCCAGTGGGACCCGGAGCGGGACCTGCGGCTGAATCCGCTGCCGTACCGCTCGCTCCAGCTGGGCCTGTCCGGTCCGGCGTCGCGGGCGTACGCCGACGAGTGGACGGTCTCCATCCGTGATGTGACCGGGCTGGCCCGGGAGATCCGCGGTCTGCTCGGGTCCGGGGACGAGGCGGCCGCGCACGCCCTGCTGCCCGTGGAGACCCCGTACCCCGCGGGTCCGCTGCCCCACCTGGGGGCTTAG
- a CDS encoding DoxX family protein codes for MTQASWDRTLLSTSSAPATTVTHDTGLLLLRLVVGLSMAGHGTMKLFGWFGGPGLSATGKGFTAAGYPAGDAMAVIAGLAETLGGLGLALGLLTPLAGAALTGTFINVLDVRGLSAYFPPKGVELEVVLFAAIVALTLTGPGRFAVDHHLPVLRENRPRYALLALLVGVVAGFVVLLVRD; via the coding sequence ATGACGCAAGCAAGCTGGGACCGCACGCTCCTCAGCACCTCCTCGGCTCCCGCCACCACCGTCACCCACGACACCGGGCTGCTCCTGCTCCGGCTCGTCGTCGGCCTGAGCATGGCCGGCCACGGCACGATGAAGCTCTTCGGCTGGTTCGGCGGCCCGGGCCTCAGCGCGACCGGAAAGGGCTTCACGGCGGCCGGCTACCCCGCCGGGGACGCCATGGCCGTCATCGCCGGTCTCGCCGAGACCCTGGGCGGCCTCGGCCTCGCCCTCGGCCTGCTCACCCCGCTCGCCGGAGCGGCCCTGACCGGCACCTTCATCAACGTCCTCGACGTCCGGGGCCTGAGCGCCTACTTCCCGCCCAAGGGCGTGGAACTCGAAGTGGTGCTGTTCGCCGCGATCGTCGCCCTCACCCTCACCGGGCCGGGCCGCTTCGCCGTCGACCACCACCTCCCGGTGCTGCGCGAGAACCGGCCCCGCTACGCCCTGCTCGCCCTGCTGGTGGGTGTCGTCGCGGGATTCGTCGTCCTGCTCGTCCGCGACTGA
- a CDS encoding TetR/AcrR family transcriptional regulator has product MPRPRSLTPDQLAAAALTVIDREGLPGLSMRAVAVELGISTMALYRYVQDRGELEALVVELVLGSVDSTPPPLTAGPWRARITLLVDRMRDTVAAHPAVLPLTMSHRHRSPGVLRWGETVLGVLGEAGFGPEERIIALRALLAYVIGAIQQEHLGALSGAGTAAIAELPAEEFPYMTEAAAGARSLTPDREFHGGLALLLDGLGR; this is encoded by the coding sequence ATGCCGCGTCCCCGCTCACTCACCCCGGACCAACTGGCCGCCGCGGCCCTCACCGTGATCGACCGTGAGGGTCTGCCCGGGCTGTCCATGCGTGCCGTCGCCGTCGAACTCGGCATCAGCACCATGGCCCTGTACCGGTACGTCCAGGACCGCGGGGAACTGGAGGCCCTCGTCGTCGAGCTGGTCCTCGGCTCCGTCGACAGCACCCCGCCGCCCCTGACCGCCGGCCCCTGGCGCGCCCGCATCACGCTCCTCGTCGACCGGATGCGCGACACCGTCGCCGCGCACCCCGCCGTGCTGCCGCTCACCATGAGCCACCGGCACCGCTCCCCCGGCGTGCTGCGCTGGGGCGAGACCGTCCTCGGGGTGCTCGGCGAGGCCGGGTTCGGGCCCGAGGAGCGGATCATCGCCCTGCGGGCCCTGCTCGCCTACGTGATCGGCGCGATCCAGCAGGAACACCTCGGCGCCCTCTCCGGCGCGGGCACCGCCGCGATCGCCGAGCTCCCGGCGGAGGAGTTCCCGTACATGACCGAAGCCGCGGCCGGCGCCCGCTCCCTCACCCCGGACCGCGAGTTCCACGGCGGCCTCGCCCTGCTCCTGGACGGCCTGGGCCGCTGA
- a CDS encoding copper homeostasis protein CutC — protein sequence MSNRALLEVIALDVEDAVAAQAGGADRLELVTDMAADGLTPPRETFAAIRAAVDIPLRVMLRKTDGFAAGDVSALARAARELRAEGAREFVLGFLDAEGAPDLAAVEAVVAELDGCSWTFHRAIDRAADRDQLRKALADVPGLDTYLTAGATAGVEAGLPVLLAEAARGGEPGYGARILVGGGLTLAHVPVLRAGGIDAFHIGGAARPSGWGGPVSAAAVADWRTALS from the coding sequence ATGAGCAACCGTGCGCTCCTGGAGGTGATCGCCCTCGACGTGGAGGACGCGGTCGCGGCCCAGGCCGGTGGGGCGGACCGACTCGAACTGGTCACCGACATGGCCGCCGACGGGCTCACCCCGCCGCGCGAGACCTTCGCGGCGATCAGGGCGGCGGTCGACATCCCGCTGCGCGTGATGCTCCGCAAGACGGACGGCTTCGCGGCCGGCGACGTCTCCGCCCTGGCCCGGGCGGCACGGGAACTGCGGGCGGAGGGCGCGCGGGAGTTCGTCCTCGGCTTCCTGGACGCCGAAGGCGCCCCCGACCTGGCCGCGGTCGAGGCCGTCGTCGCGGAGCTGGACGGCTGCAGCTGGACCTTCCACCGGGCGATCGACCGCGCGGCGGACCGGGACCAGCTGCGCAAGGCGCTGGCCGACGTGCCGGGGCTGGACACGTACCTCACGGCGGGCGCGACGGCCGGGGTGGAGGCCGGGCTGCCGGTGCTGCTGGCGGAGGCGGCGCGGGGTGGTGAGCCGGGGTACGGGGCGCGGATCCTGGTGGGCGGCGGGTTGACGCTCGCGCACGTTCCGGTGCTGAGGGCGGGCGGGATCGACGCCTTCCACATCGGCGGCGCGGCGCGTCCCTCCGGGTGGGGCGGTCCGGTCTCGGCGGCGGCCGTCGCGGACTGGCGCACCGCCCTTTCCTGA
- a CDS encoding peroxiredoxin-like family protein, whose amino-acid sequence MQLDTGSVVRTRTLTAVADGAPVAVPDPGRLVHLQFRRFAGCPICHLHLRSVVRRHAEIEAAGIREVVVFHSGADELREHVADLPFAVVADPRKRLYAEFGVESSYRALLAARAWRAIAVGTLDILRGRAKPPALVQDGGRLGLPADFLIAPDGRVLAAGYGVHADDQWPVEKLLDLAAEARTVLA is encoded by the coding sequence GTGCAGCTCGACACCGGTTCCGTCGTCCGTACCCGCACCCTCACCGCCGTCGCGGACGGCGCCCCCGTGGCCGTCCCCGACCCCGGACGCCTCGTCCACCTCCAGTTCCGCCGGTTCGCCGGCTGCCCCATCTGCCATCTGCACCTGCGCTCGGTGGTGCGGCGGCACGCCGAGATAGAAGCCGCCGGGATCCGGGAGGTCGTGGTCTTCCACTCCGGCGCCGACGAACTGCGCGAGCACGTCGCCGACCTGCCCTTCGCCGTCGTCGCGGACCCCCGCAAGCGGCTGTACGCCGAGTTCGGCGTCGAGTCGTCCTACCGCGCCCTGCTGGCCGCGCGCGCCTGGCGGGCGATCGCCGTCGGCACGCTCGACATCCTGCGCGGCCGGGCGAAGCCGCCGGCGCTCGTCCAGGACGGCGGGCGCCTGGGGCTGCCGGCGGACTTCCTGATCGCGCCGGACGGACGCGTCCTGGCCGCCGGATACGGGGTGCACGCGGACGACCAGTGGCCGGTGGAAAAGCTGCTGGACCTCGCGGCGGAGGCACGTACCGTCCTGGCATGA